The Candidatus Obscuribacterales bacterium genome contains the following window.
TCGATATGAATTGGCTGGCAAGCTATCTGGCGCAGCAAGTGCCACAAGCTGCGCTCTGCCATTTCTCGCTAGACGGCACAGGTTGGCCACGCTCACGAGCACGCACGATGGATGATCGCCAATACCTGTACTTGCCGACCCAAGCGGTCAATGGTGGATCAATCTGTGTGGGCTACCCCTACAGTCTGTTGGATTGGGTGCCGGAGCCACAGTCTAGTTGGTCACTGTCGGTCAGTGTACGCCGTATTTCCAGTAACGAAAGCGCTCAATCCGTAGGTGTGGAACAAGTCATGGCACTCAATGAAGCCAGAAAAGACTATCAAGAGGTGCTGGACATCGTGGCGGGTGATGGCAAATATGGCAACGCCAATTTCCTGCGTCCACTCAGGGGCCAACGCTGCGGCATTGTGGTGCGCTTGCGCAAGGATCGGATCCTGTATCGCAAGCCCGATGAGCCCAAAACCAGGAAACGGGGACGACCCAGAGTTCATGGTCGACGCTTCGCTTTCAAAGAGCCAGACACCTGGGATGACCCAGATGAAGTGATCGAACTGGAAGATGTGTGCTGGGGACAGGTGCGATTGGAGCGTTGGCGTGATCTGCATGGCAGGGTGGATGCCGACGTGCCTTTCGATGTAATCCGAGCCAGTGTGCATGTGGAACGAGACAAACCGCCCCTACCCATCTGGCTGGCATGGCAAGCACCTGCCTGTATCCCACAAGACATCCTGGTGGACGCAGCTATCATCTGGCGAGCTTATGTCCATCGCTGGCCTGTTGAACCCAATATTCGCTTTCGCAAACAACACTTGGGATGGTGCAAGCCTCAATTCCAGGACAAGGAAACCGGCGATCGTTGGAGTTGGCTGGTCGCTTTAGCAGTCTGGCTGCTTTATCTAGTGCGTCCGATCGTTCAAGATCAGCCCTTCCCCTGGCAGAAACCACAGACCCACTTGACGCCTCAACGTGTTCAGCAGGGTCTGCCGCTGATTTTTGCACAGTTCGGCTCACCAGCTCGCAAGCCTAAAGTGCGAGGTATTCCCCCAGGGTGGCTCAAAGGCCGATGCAGAAAGCCCAAACCCCGTTTTGCGGTGGTGAAAAAGCTGCCTAGCCCGGCTTAGTCCCCTGAAACTCGATTGTTAATGTGCTGTTTTTCAATCCCGATCCAAGATCGGGAATACATCATTTGTCTAAGTACGATTTCGAAACTTCCGCTTCAATAATCTCGTAATCACTCGTCACAGGCGTACCAC
Protein-coding sequences here:
- a CDS encoding transposase, whose translation is MNKKETTQENLNKIIEFRQAIYAHGMSKRRDALFEAWDAMVLHGMKTSFPWLSLSGVFRRKWHSLYKALEQGEIDMNWLASYLAQQVPQAALCHFSLDGTGWPRSRARTMDDRQYLYLPTQAVNGGSICVGYPYSLLDWVPEPQSSWSLSVSVRRISSNESAQSVGVEQVMALNEARKDYQEVLDIVAGDGKYGNANFLRPLRGQRCGIVVRLRKDRILYRKPDEPKTRKRGRPRVHGRRFAFKEPDTWDDPDEVIELEDVCWGQVRLERWRDLHGRVDADVPFDVIRASVHVERDKPPLPIWLAWQAPACIPQDILVDAAIIWRAYVHRWPVEPNIRFRKQHLGWCKPQFQDKETGDRWSWLVALAVWLLYLVRPIVQDQPFPWQKPQTHLTPQRVQQGLPLIFAQFGSPARKPKVRGIPPGWLKGRCRKPKPRFAVVKKLPSPA